In one Mycobacterium heckeshornense genomic region, the following are encoded:
- a CDS encoding glycerol-3-phosphate dehydrogenase/oxidase translates to MSAPASWRGWPASALGPQQRASAWERLGAEQFDVVVIGGGVVGSGCALDAATRGLRVAMVEARDFASGTSSRSSKMFHGGLRYLEQLEFGLVREALYERELSLTTLAPHLVKPLPFLYPLTKRWWERPYVALGMLLYDQLGGAKSVPPQKHLTRAGALRLCPGLKRTSLIGGIRYYDTVVDDARHTLTVARTAAHYGAVVRSSTQVIALLREGDRVTGVRVRDSEDGAVTDVRGHVVVNATGVWTDEIQALSKQRGRFQIRASKGVHIVVPRDRIVSDVAIILRTEKSVMFVIPWGSHWIIGTTDTEWNLDLAHPAATRADIDYILSTVNTVLATPLTHDDIDGVYAGLRPLLAGESDETSKLSREHAVAVPTPGLVSIAGGKYTTYRVMAIDAIDTAAQYIPARVAPSITEKVRLLGADGYFALINQAEHVADLHGLHPYRVRHLLDRYGSLISEVLVLAEDRRELLDPITTAPVYLKVEAAYAAAAEGALHLEDILARRMRISIEYPHRGVDCAREVAEVVAPILGWTRQDIDREVDTYRARVEAEILSQAQPDDVSADALRASAPEARAEILEPVPLN, encoded by the coding sequence GTGAGTGCACCGGCAAGCTGGCGCGGCTGGCCGGCTTCGGCCCTGGGCCCACAGCAGCGCGCGTCGGCGTGGGAACGACTTGGTGCCGAACAGTTCGACGTGGTGGTCATCGGTGGGGGTGTGGTCGGCTCCGGTTGCGCGCTGGACGCCGCCACCCGCGGGCTCAGGGTGGCGATGGTCGAGGCGCGTGATTTTGCCTCCGGCACCTCGAGTCGCTCGTCGAAGATGTTTCACGGGGGTCTGCGCTACCTCGAGCAACTCGAGTTCGGTCTGGTGCGCGAGGCGCTCTACGAGCGCGAGCTGTCACTGACCACCTTGGCTCCGCACCTTGTCAAGCCGTTGCCGTTTTTGTATCCGCTGACTAAGCGGTGGTGGGAACGTCCATACGTGGCTTTGGGCATGCTGCTCTACGACCAGCTGGGCGGTGCGAAATCGGTTCCACCGCAAAAGCATTTAACCCGTGCCGGCGCACTGCGGCTATGCCCGGGCCTCAAGCGCACCTCGCTGATCGGGGGTATCCGCTACTACGACACGGTGGTCGACGACGCCCGGCACACCCTCACCGTGGCCCGCACCGCCGCTCATTACGGCGCCGTGGTGCGGTCCTCGACCCAGGTGATCGCCTTGCTGCGCGAGGGTGACCGGGTGACCGGAGTGCGGGTGCGTGACTCCGAAGACGGGGCGGTGACCGACGTCCGCGGCCACGTCGTGGTCAACGCGACGGGGGTTTGGACGGACGAGATCCAGGCACTGTCCAAGCAGCGCGGGCGGTTTCAGATACGCGCCTCCAAAGGCGTGCACATCGTGGTGCCGCGTGACCGGATCGTCAGCGACGTCGCGATCATCCTGCGCACCGAGAAGTCGGTGATGTTCGTTATTCCGTGGGGCAGTCACTGGATTATCGGGACCACCGACACCGAGTGGAACCTCGACCTGGCGCATCCCGCGGCGACCAGAGCCGACATCGACTACATCCTCAGCACCGTCAACACCGTGTTGGCCACCCCGTTGACCCATGACGACATCGACGGCGTCTACGCCGGGTTGCGCCCGCTGCTGGCCGGGGAAAGCGACGAGACGTCCAAGCTGTCACGAGAGCATGCGGTCGCGGTCCCCACGCCAGGTCTGGTCTCCATCGCCGGCGGCAAGTACACCACCTACCGCGTCATGGCGATCGACGCGATAGACACAGCGGCACAATACATTCCGGCCCGGGTGGCGCCGTCGATCACCGAGAAGGTGCGCCTGCTGGGCGCCGACGGTTACTTCGCCTTGATCAACCAGGCCGAACATGTCGCCGACCTGCACGGGCTGCATCCCTATCGGGTGCGGCATCTGCTCGACCGGTACGGGTCGCTGATCAGCGAGGTGCTGGTGCTGGCCGAAGACCGCCGCGAGTTGCTGGACCCGATCACCACCGCGCCGGTCTACCTCAAGGTTGAAGCCGCCTATGCCGCCGCCGCCGAGGGTGCGCTGCACCTGGAGGACATCTTGGCCCGCCGAATGCGGATCTCCATCGAATACCCGCACCGCGGCGTGGACTGTGCCCGCGAGGTGGCCGAGGTCGTTGCGCCGATTCTGGGATGGACCCGACAAGACATCGACCGCGAGGTCGACACCTACAGGGCGCGGGTGGAGGCCGAGATCCTATCGCAGGCCCAGCCCGACGACGTGTCGGCGGACGCCTTGCGCGCCAGTGCTCCTGAGGCGCGG
- a CDS encoding NAD(P)H-quinone dehydrogenase, with protein sequence MATRIVILGGGPAGYEAALVAATRDAQVTVVDSDGIGGAAVLADCVPSKTFIASTGLRTELRRAPQLGFDIDIEDAKISLPEIHQRVKMLAAAQSADITRQLLTMGVEVIAGRGELVDAAPGLARHRIKVTAPDGTAGELDADVVLIATGASPRIMPSARPDGQRILTWRQLYDLDSLPDHLIVVGSGVTGAEFVNAYTELGVTVTVVASRDRVLPYEDADAALVLEESFAERGVRLVKNARAQSVTRTDDGVLVTMTDGRTVEGSHALMTIGSAPNTSGLGLERVGIELGRGSYLTVDRVSRTSVPGIYAAGDCTGLLLLASVAAMQGRIAMYHALGEAVSPIRLRTVAATVFTRPEIAAVGVPQSLIDDGRVSARTIMLPLNTNARAKMSGLRHGFVKVFCRRSTGVVIGGVVVAPIASELILPIAVAVTNRVTVDELAQTLAVYPSLSGSITEAARRLMAHDDLE encoded by the coding sequence GTGGCGACCCGCATTGTGATCCTCGGGGGAGGCCCGGCCGGCTACGAGGCGGCACTGGTCGCCGCGACGCGCGACGCCCAGGTCACCGTCGTCGACTCGGACGGCATCGGAGGGGCAGCCGTGCTGGCCGACTGCGTGCCGTCGAAGACGTTCATCGCTTCCACCGGGCTGCGCACCGAACTGCGGCGCGCCCCGCAGCTGGGCTTCGACATCGACATCGAGGACGCCAAGATCTCCCTGCCGGAAATCCACCAGCGGGTCAAGATGCTGGCCGCCGCGCAGTCCGCCGACATCACCCGGCAACTGCTGACCATGGGGGTCGAGGTGATCGCGGGCCGTGGCGAGCTGGTCGACGCCGCTCCCGGCCTGGCGCGTCACCGCATCAAGGTGACCGCCCCCGACGGTACGGCGGGCGAGCTTGACGCTGACGTCGTGCTGATCGCCACCGGCGCCAGCCCGCGCATCATGCCGTCCGCGCGCCCGGACGGCCAGCGGATCCTGACCTGGCGACAGCTCTACGACCTCGACTCACTGCCCGACCACCTGATCGTGGTCGGCTCCGGTGTCACCGGGGCCGAATTCGTCAACGCGTACACCGAGCTGGGGGTCACCGTCACCGTAGTGGCCAGCCGCGACCGCGTGCTGCCCTACGAAGACGCCGACGCCGCTTTGGTATTGGAGGAATCGTTCGCCGAACGCGGCGTCCGACTGGTCAAAAATGCACGCGCCCAATCGGTTACCCGCACCGATGACGGAGTGCTGGTCACCATGACCGACGGCCGCACCGTCGAGGGCAGCCACGCCCTGATGACCATCGGCTCGGCGCCCAACACCAGCGGGCTGGGTCTGGAACGGGTGGGCATCGAGCTCGGACGCGGCAGCTACCTGACCGTCGACCGCGTGTCGCGGACATCGGTTCCCGGAATCTACGCGGCGGGTGACTGCACCGGCCTGCTGCTGCTGGCGTCGGTGGCCGCGATGCAGGGCCGGATCGCGATGTATCACGCGCTCGGCGAGGCCGTCAGCCCGATCCGGCTGCGCACCGTCGCGGCGACGGTGTTTACCCGGCCCGAGATCGCCGCCGTCGGTGTTCCGCAGTCGCTGATCGACGACGGCCGGGTGTCGGCGCGAACGATCATGCTGCCGCTCAACACCAACGCCCGAGCCAAGATGTCCGGGCTGCGGCACGGGTTCGTCAAGGTGTTCTGCCGGCGGTCCACCGGCGTGGTGATCGGCGGGGTGGTGGTGGCACCGATCGCGTCGGAGTTGATCCTGCCGATCGCGGTGGCGGTGACCAACCGCGTTACGGTCGACGAGTTGGCGCAGACGCTGGCGGTTTATCCGTCGCTGTCGGGCTCGATCACCGAGGCCGCCCGACGGCTGATGGCCCACGACGATCTGGAGTAA
- a CDS encoding gamma-glutamylcyclotransferase: MPLYAAYGSNMDPEQMAKRAPHSPMAGTGWLHGWRLTFGGEDIGWEGALATIVEDPDSKVFVVLYDVTPADERNLDRWEGSELGIHKKIRCRVERLSSDTTTDPVLAWLYVLDAWEGGLPSAHYLGVMADAAEIAGAPPEYVHDLRTRPSRSIGPGT; the protein is encoded by the coding sequence GTGCCGCTCTACGCCGCCTACGGGTCGAACATGGACCCTGAGCAGATGGCAAAGCGTGCACCCCACTCACCGATGGCCGGCACCGGTTGGCTGCACGGTTGGCGGTTGACGTTCGGTGGCGAGGACATCGGCTGGGAAGGGGCGCTGGCCACAATCGTGGAGGACCCGGACTCCAAGGTGTTCGTCGTCCTCTACGACGTGACCCCGGCCGACGAGCGGAACCTCGATCGGTGGGAAGGTTCCGAACTCGGTATCCACAAGAAGATCCGCTGCCGCGTGGAACGTTTATCCTCGGACACCACAACCGATCCCGTCCTGGCATGGCTGTATGTGCTCGATGCCTGGGAGGGCGGATTGCCGTCAGCGCATTACCTGGGCGTGATGGCCGATGCCGCCGAAATCGCCGGTGCACCACCGGAATACGTGCATGACTTGCGCACCCGTCCGTCGCGCAGCATCGGTCCGGGCACGTAG
- a CDS encoding M20 family metallopeptidase encodes MSLVDSAESWLAAHHHDLIEWRRHIHRYPELGRQEYATTQFVAERLADAGLNPKVLPGGTGLTCDFGPEHEPRIALRADMDALPMAERTGAPYSSTMPNVAHACGHDAHTAILLGTALALASAPELPVGVRLIFQPAEELMPGGAIDAIAAGVLSGVSRIFALHCDPRLAVGKVAVKPGPITSAADSMEITLYSPGGHTSRPHLTADLVYGLGTLITGLPGVLSRRIDPRKSTVLVWGAVNAGMAANAIPQTGVLAGTVRTASRETWQSLEGLIRQAVSALLSPLGVDHTLQYHRGVPPVVNEEISTRILTHAIEALGPDVLADTRQSGGGEDFSWYLEEVPGAMARLGVWSGRGRQLDLHQPTFDLDERALPIGLRVMVNIVEQAAAF; translated from the coding sequence ATGAGTCTGGTAGACAGCGCCGAGTCCTGGCTGGCCGCCCACCATCACGACCTCATCGAATGGCGGCGTCATATCCACCGCTACCCGGAACTGGGCCGCCAGGAGTATGCGACCACACAATTCGTCGCCGAGCGGTTGGCCGACGCCGGGCTCAACCCCAAGGTGCTGCCCGGGGGGACGGGTTTGACCTGCGACTTCGGTCCCGAGCATGAGCCCAGGATCGCGTTGCGCGCCGATATGGACGCGCTGCCGATGGCCGAGCGCACCGGCGCACCTTATTCGTCGACCATGCCCAACGTCGCGCACGCCTGTGGCCACGACGCCCACACCGCAATCCTGCTCGGCACCGCGCTGGCCCTGGCGTCGGCACCCGAACTGCCGGTCGGCGTGCGCCTGATCTTCCAGCCCGCCGAAGAGCTGATGCCCGGCGGGGCGATCGACGCCATCGCGGCCGGCGTGCTGAGCGGCGTCTCGCGGATTTTCGCACTGCACTGCGATCCTCGACTCGCGGTCGGCAAAGTGGCGGTCAAGCCGGGCCCGATCACGTCGGCCGCCGACTCGATGGAAATCACGCTGTACTCGCCGGGAGGGCACACGTCGCGGCCGCATCTGACCGCCGACCTGGTTTACGGGCTGGGCACGCTGATCACCGGGCTGCCAGGGGTGTTGTCGCGGCGCATCGACCCGCGCAAGAGCACCGTCTTGGTGTGGGGTGCGGTCAACGCCGGGATGGCAGCTAACGCGATCCCGCAGACCGGCGTGCTGGCCGGCACTGTCCGCACGGCGAGCCGGGAAACCTGGCAAAGCCTGGAGGGCCTTATCCGCCAGGCGGTGTCGGCGCTGCTGTCGCCGCTGGGTGTCGACCACACGCTGCAATACCACCGCGGGGTGCCGCCGGTGGTTAACGAGGAGATTTCCACGCGGATCCTCACCCACGCCATCGAAGCCCTCGGCCCCGATGTGCTGGCCGATACCCGCCAGTCCGGCGGTGGCGAAGATTTCTCCTGGTATCTCGAAGAAGTGCCCGGGGCGATGGCGCGACTCGGTGTGTGGTCCGGCCGCGGACGCCAGCTCGATCTGCACCAGCCGACGTTCGATCTCGACGAGCGGGCCCTGCCGATCGGGTTGCGGGTGATGGTCAACATCGTCGAGCAGGCCGCGGCCTTCTAG
- a CDS encoding M20 family metallopeptidase, with the protein MPTTTALDAVEDAVRRCSTEIVELSHAIHAEPELAFAEHRSCAKTQRLVADRGFRITTGVAGLDTAFRADFGRGALVVGICAEYDALPQIGHACGHNIIAASAVGTALALADVADDLGLTVALLGTPAEEAGGGKALMLRAGTFDDVAAAVMLHPGPTDIAATRSLALSEVSVHYRGRESHAAVAPHQGVNAADALTVAQVAIGLLRQQLAPGQLVHGIVTDGGQAVNVIPGRAALRYAMRAPDSESLSELQGRVFSCFAAGALATGCEYDIDDSAPAYAELKPDPWLADTCRQEMRRLGREPVAAEVEAKLPMGSTDMGNVTQVLPGIHPVIRIDAGGATVHQPAFAAAAVSPSADRAVVEGAIILARTVVRLAETSAERERVLAARDQRAAS; encoded by the coding sequence ATGCCCACCACCACCGCATTGGATGCCGTCGAAGATGCGGTGCGGCGGTGCAGCACCGAAATCGTCGAGCTTTCCCACGCAATCCACGCCGAGCCGGAGCTGGCATTCGCCGAGCACCGAAGCTGCGCCAAAACCCAGAGATTGGTCGCCGATCGTGGCTTCCGGATCACAACGGGCGTGGCGGGCTTGGACACCGCGTTTCGTGCCGACTTCGGCAGGGGAGCGTTGGTCGTCGGGATCTGCGCGGAATACGACGCATTGCCGCAGATCGGGCACGCCTGCGGTCACAACATCATCGCCGCATCCGCTGTGGGCACCGCGCTGGCGCTGGCCGACGTGGCCGACGACCTGGGCCTGACGGTCGCGCTGCTGGGCACCCCGGCCGAGGAGGCCGGCGGCGGTAAGGCCTTGATGCTGCGCGCGGGCACATTCGACGACGTCGCGGCGGCGGTGATGTTGCATCCGGGACCGACGGACATCGCCGCCACCCGGTCGCTGGCATTGTCGGAGGTCAGCGTGCACTACCGTGGCCGGGAATCGCATGCGGCGGTCGCACCACATCAAGGTGTGAACGCCGCGGACGCGCTGACCGTCGCGCAGGTGGCCATCGGGCTGCTGCGCCAGCAGTTGGCGCCGGGACAGCTGGTGCACGGCATCGTCACCGACGGCGGACAGGCCGTCAACGTCATTCCCGGGCGGGCGGCCCTGCGGTATGCGATGCGGGCACCGGACTCCGAGTCGCTGAGCGAGCTGCAGGGCAGGGTGTTCTCCTGCTTTGCCGCGGGCGCGCTGGCGACCGGATGCGAATACGACATCGACGATTCCGCGCCGGCCTACGCGGAGCTAAAGCCTGATCCATGGCTGGCCGACACATGCCGGCAGGAGATGCGCCGGCTCGGCCGCGAACCTGTCGCGGCCGAGGTGGAGGCGAAGCTGCCGATGGGCAGCACCGACATGGGCAACGTGACCCAGGTGCTGCCCGGCATCCACCCGGTGATTCGGATCGACGCCGGCGGCGCCACCGTGCACCAGCCCGCTTTCGCCGCCGCCGCGGTCAGCCCCAGCGCTGATCGTGCTGTGGTCGAAGGTGCAATTATCCTGGCGCGCACCGTGGTTCGCCTTGCCGAGACCAGCGCAGAGCGGGAACGGGTGCTGGCGGCACGTGATCAGCGGGCGGCGTCATGA
- a CDS encoding purine-nucleoside phosphorylase, with the protein MTDGRPDPEALARRAARAIAEHTGVAAHDVAVVLGSGWAPAVAALGPATAALPMAKVPGFSPPTAVGHTGQLLSVRIGEHRVLVLAGRIHPYEGHDLLHVVHPVRAACAAGAHTIVLTNAAGGLRDDLEVGQPVLISDHLNLTARSPLVGPQFVDMVDAYAPRLRELARRVDPTLTEGVYAGLPGPHYETPAEIRMLRTLGADLVGMSTVHETIAARAAGAQVLGVSLVTNLAAGMTGAPLSHVEVVEAGAASAARMGALLAGVVARL; encoded by the coding sequence GTGACCGATGGTCGGCCGGACCCCGAGGCACTGGCTCGGCGGGCGGCGCGGGCCATCGCCGAGCACACCGGGGTCGCCGCGCACGACGTGGCGGTCGTGCTGGGGTCTGGGTGGGCGCCGGCTGTGGCCGCGCTGGGTCCGGCGACCGCGGCGCTACCCATGGCGAAGGTGCCCGGCTTCAGCCCGCCGACCGCGGTCGGGCACACCGGTCAGCTGTTGTCCGTGCGCATCGGCGAGCACCGGGTGCTGGTGCTGGCCGGTCGCATCCATCCCTATGAGGGCCATGACCTGCTGCACGTGGTGCACCCGGTGCGAGCCGCATGCGCGGCCGGTGCACACACGATCGTGCTCACCAACGCCGCGGGCGGTTTGCGCGACGACCTCGAAGTCGGCCAGCCGGTGTTGATCAGCGATCATCTGAACCTCACCGCGCGGTCTCCGCTGGTGGGCCCGCAGTTCGTCGACATGGTCGACGCCTACGCGCCGCGGCTAAGGGAGTTGGCCCGCCGGGTCGACCCGACGCTGACCGAAGGCGTATACGCCGGCCTGCCGGGACCGCACTACGAAACGCCCGCCGAAATCCGGATGCTGCGCACCCTGGGTGCCGACCTGGTGGGGATGTCGACGGTGCACGAGACAATCGCGGCGCGGGCGGCGGGCGCTCAGGTGCTGGGGGTGTCGCTGGTGACGAACTTGGCTGCAGGTATGACCGGGGCTCCGCTTAGCCACGTCGAGGTCGTCGAGGCTGGCGCTGCGTCAGCGGCCCGAATGGGTGCGCTGCTGGCCGGGGTGGTGGCCCGGCTGTAA
- a CDS encoding phospho-sugar mutase has translation MTPEEWIAHDPDPATAAELADCEPGELAARFARPLRFGTAGLRGPLRGGPDAMNLAVVVRATWAVAQVLKDRGLRGSKVIVGRDARYGSAMFAVATAEVFAAEGFPVLLFAGPIPTPVLAFAVRHTGAAAGIQITASHNPASDNGYKVYFDGGIQIVSPADRAIETAMAAAPFADQIARVPVESSHTGLVDRYTERTAGLRRSSGSVRVALTPLHGVGGALAVETLHRAGFGEVHTVGEQFAPDPDFPTVAFPNPEEPGAADAVLRLADNVDADIAIALDPDADRCAVGVPAPDGWRMLTGDETGCLLGDYILSHTESVETAVVASTVVSSRMLAAIAAHHGARHVETLTGFKWLARADAGLPGCRLVYAYEEAIGHCVDPDAVRDKDGISAAVLACDVVATLKAQGRSVFDALDELARRHGVHVGAAVSRPVAGPGEAAAFMRRLRQEPPGRLAGFAVRTTDLQPRTDALVFSGSDADMWARVVVRPSGTEPKLKFYLEAGCPPGEDVRRARDRATALRDGLVAAVRHW, from the coding sequence GTGACGCCCGAGGAGTGGATCGCGCACGACCCCGACCCGGCGACAGCCGCCGAACTCGCCGACTGCGAGCCCGGTGAACTGGCCGCGCGGTTCGCCCGGCCGCTCAGATTCGGCACCGCCGGACTGCGCGGGCCGCTGCGGGGCGGACCGGACGCGATGAACCTGGCCGTGGTCGTGCGCGCGACCTGGGCGGTGGCGCAAGTGCTCAAGGACCGGGGGCTGCGCGGCTCGAAGGTGATCGTCGGCCGCGACGCGCGTTACGGATCGGCCATGTTCGCTGTTGCAACCGCGGAAGTGTTTGCCGCCGAAGGTTTTCCCGTTTTGCTGTTTGCCGGCCCAATACCGACACCGGTGTTGGCGTTCGCAGTGCGCCATACCGGCGCCGCGGCCGGGATCCAGATCACCGCATCACACAATCCGGCGAGCGACAACGGCTACAAGGTGTACTTCGACGGCGGCATCCAGATCGTCTCGCCCGCCGACCGCGCGATCGAAACCGCGATGGCCGCCGCGCCGTTTGCAGACCAAATCGCCAGAGTGCCCGTCGAATCCAGCCACACCGGGCTAGTCGACCGCTACACCGAGCGCACCGCCGGCTTGCGACGCTCGTCGGGGTCGGTGCGGGTGGCGCTGACCCCGTTACACGGGGTCGGCGGTGCGCTGGCGGTAGAGACGCTGCACCGCGCCGGCTTCGGCGAAGTCCACACCGTCGGCGAACAGTTCGCGCCTGACCCCGACTTCCCCACCGTCGCGTTCCCCAATCCCGAGGAGCCGGGCGCCGCCGACGCCGTGCTGCGCCTGGCCGACAACGTCGACGCCGATATCGCGATTGCGCTGGACCCCGACGCCGATCGGTGCGCGGTCGGCGTACCCGCACCAGACGGCTGGCGGATGCTTACCGGAGACGAAACAGGTTGCTTACTAGGCGATTACATTTTGTCCCATACTGAATCTGTGGAAACAGCCGTGGTCGCCAGCACGGTGGTGTCGTCGCGGATGCTGGCGGCCATCGCCGCGCACCACGGAGCGCGCCACGTCGAAACCCTCACCGGCTTCAAATGGCTGGCGCGCGCCGACGCCGGTCTGCCCGGCTGCCGGCTGGTCTACGCCTACGAGGAGGCGATCGGCCATTGTGTGGACCCCGACGCGGTGCGCGACAAGGACGGGATCAGCGCGGCGGTGCTGGCCTGTGACGTGGTGGCGACGCTCAAAGCGCAGGGCCGCTCGGTGTTCGACGCGCTCGACGAGCTTGCCCGACGCCACGGCGTCCACGTGGGTGCGGCGGTGTCACGCCCGGTCGCCGGCCCCGGCGAGGCAGCAGCGTTCATGCGGCGACTCCGGCAAGAGCCACCCGGTCGGCTGGCTGGATTTGCGGTCCGCACAACGGATTTGCAGCCACGCACCGACGCACTGGTGTTCTCCGGCAGCGACGCCGACATGTGGGCCCGAGTGGTGGTGCGACCGTCGGGCACCGAGCCGAAACTGAAGTTCTACCTCGAAGCCGGCTGCCCGCCCGGCGAGGACGTTCGACGTGCTCGTGACCGCGCAACCGCGCTGCGTGACGGCCTCGTCGCCGCGGTGCGGCACTGGTAG
- the upp gene encoding uracil phosphoribosyltransferase, with protein MELHVVDHPLAAARLTALRDERTDNAAFRAALRDLTLMLVYEATRDAPTETIRVRTPLAPTVGIQLANPPLLVPVLRAGLGMVDQAHALIPEARVGFVGVVRDEQSHRPVPYLESLPDDLRSQPVIVLDPMLATGGSMTHTIRLLLQRGATDISVLCVVAAPEGLAALEKAAPNVRLYTAAIDERLNEIAYIVPGLGDAGDRQFGPR; from the coding sequence GTGGAGCTGCACGTCGTCGACCATCCGCTGGCCGCGGCCCGGCTCACCGCACTGCGCGACGAGCGCACCGACAACGCCGCGTTCCGTGCGGCGTTGCGCGATTTGACGCTGATGCTGGTCTACGAGGCTACCCGCGACGCACCCACCGAGACGATCCGCGTCCGTACACCGCTGGCCCCAACCGTCGGGATACAGTTGGCCAACCCACCGCTGCTGGTGCCGGTGCTGCGGGCCGGGCTGGGCATGGTCGACCAGGCACATGCGCTGATTCCGGAGGCGCGCGTGGGGTTCGTCGGGGTGGTTCGCGACGAGCAATCCCACCGTCCGGTGCCTTACCTGGAATCGTTGCCCGATGACCTGCGCAGCCAGCCGGTGATCGTGCTCGATCCCATGCTGGCCACCGGTGGGTCGATGACACACACCATCAGGTTGCTGCTGCAGCGTGGGGCAACGGATATCAGCGTGCTATGCGTCGTTGCGGCGCCGGAAGGCCTTGCGGCGCTGGAGAAAGCAGCCCCCAACGTGCGGTTGTACACCGCTGCTATCGACGAGCGACTCAACGAAATCGCCTACATCGTACCGGGTCTCGGCGATGCCGGTGACCGCCAATTCGGGCCACGCTGA
- a CDS encoding alkaline phosphatase family protein yields MTSSASGHFGDMPHRVHFAAAALPTPAHVVIVVEENRSQANIIGNKSAPYINSLAANGAMMTQSFAETHPSEPNYLALFAGNMFGLKDNSCPVNAGAAPNLASELLAAGYTFAGFAEDLPAVGSPVCSAGKYARKHVPWADFSNIPRNYSLPFSAFPAPSNYASLPTVSFVIPNLDNDMHDGSIAQGDTWLYRKLSPYASWAKTNNSLLILTWDEDDNTARNQIPTIIYGADVKPGAYPEPISHYNVLSTLEQMYGLPKTGYAANAPAITDIWGS; encoded by the coding sequence ATGACCTCTTCTGCCTCCGGACATTTCGGCGACATGCCCCACCGTGTGCACTTCGCGGCCGCCGCACTTCCCACTCCCGCGCACGTGGTCATTGTGGTGGAGGAAAACCGTTCGCAGGCCAATATCATCGGCAACAAGTCGGCACCCTACATCAATTCCCTTGCCGCCAATGGCGCAATGATGACGCAATCCTTCGCCGAAACACACCCCAGCGAGCCCAACTACCTGGCGCTGTTCGCCGGCAACATGTTCGGATTGAAGGACAACAGCTGTCCCGTCAACGCTGGTGCCGCCCCGAATCTCGCTTCTGAATTACTCGCCGCCGGATACACATTCGCCGGTTTCGCCGAAGACCTGCCGGCTGTGGGCTCGCCAGTCTGCAGCGCGGGCAAATACGCCCGCAAGCACGTGCCCTGGGCGGATTTCAGCAACATCCCGAGGAACTACTCGCTGCCGTTTTCGGCGTTTCCTGCGCCATCGAATTACGCTAGTCTGCCCACGGTTTCGTTCGTTATTCCCAACCTTGACAACGACATGCACGACGGCTCGATTGCTCAAGGCGACACTTGGCTGTACCGGAAGTTGTCTCCGTACGCCTCCTGGGCAAAGACCAACAACAGTCTGCTCATTTTGACCTGGGATGAAGACGACAACACCGCGCGCAACCAGATCCCCACGATCATCTACGGAGCCGACGTCAAACCCGGGGCATACCCCGAGCCGATCAGCCACTACAACGTGTTGTCGACGCTGGAGCAGATGTACGGGCTGCCCAAAACCGGCTACGCGGCCAACGCTCCTGCGATTACCGACATCTGGGGCAGCTAA